The DNA segment CAGAGAAATTAGGGCTAGAACCACTTAAATGAGGAAGAGGAATATGTTGGGGGGTAATTTGGACATTTCATCACTCTCTAACGGGAAGACTAACGGAATGTTGGGCCGGGGAGTAAAAGTGCGACATAAGAGTTAACAGTGGAGGGTAatttgcaattatttccttagggggatAGACATGCTAATGACCCCTAATCTCAGggtgtaaaattgcagtttactatACCGTATAATATGATGTCAATTTATTTGGTCAAGAACGTCGCACGTTGATCACCAAcatgaaatataaaaaaaaaacaaataacctCTTTGTCCACAAAAAAATTTTAAACCAAAATTGAGTAGTTGAAAATTGAATATTGAATATTGTGTCATAAAAGCTGCCAGCcaacaatattttatttttttcagtcAACAAATGTAAAAAAATTGATCAAATACCCAAAACAACCTTTAGGTTTTACCCTACCTACACACAACAAAACCATCAAACTAAACACCGGTTTGAAGGCTAATTTCGTAATTTCATTTAACAGGTCAACACAAGGGTACTCCAGTCCAAGATCTGTACACATACAAATACCAACATCCACCATTCATCGAATCCGTTCGATACCAACGAAGTAGTGACGAGAGTTGAAAACCCTCACGCCGGCGTCAAATTCCTTCTTGTAAGCCAATCGATTCCTTTTTACTTCAATTTCAACCAGATCGATTCGATTTTCACTTTACAGgatttcttctttttttattttgttcGAATTTTGCTTTGTTTTCAACTTTTTAGGTATCAATGGCGTCAGATCCGAAAACTTTTGTGTTCAGTGATGTCTCCGTGCATAACAAAACTAAGGATTGCTGGCTTATCATCGATGGAAAGGTTAGGTGTTTTCTGATTTCAATTTTGACTTTCGtcagttaattaattaatattattattgttttgtTTGTGATTTTATTTGATCTGATAAATAGCTTGATACGGTGTGATTTTAAGTTGTTAATCAGTTTATTTGTGTGATTGTACAGTTAATTTTGTTTGTTGGTGGTTAGTTTATGTGAGCTTTGTGTTGTGAGTTGACTTTAGTTAGGGTTTTGGTGTGGTTTGTGGAATCATTGAAGGGTTATGGTGATGGATATTGAAATTCGAATGATGTTGCTTTGGTTACAAGCTTGAATTTGATTTAGAAGTTTACGTGATAAATTAGGGTTTAGATCTGCATTTGGTTTGATAAATTGGGCGCTTTGTTTACTGTGGAGTTATGATTAAAAAAATTGCTAATTTGATTAAACGGATTAATAATTGATGTGAATGGCGGTGGTTCGTAATAATTTGATTGAGGTTACATCGATTACAAATTTAAATTTGATGCAGAAGTTGCGGTTAAAGTTAGGGTTTAGATCTGCATCTGGTCTATGTGACTATATGTGTTAGGCATTTTGTTTAACTTGGAGTTACAAAGATAAGATAGCTAGTTTTGATGAATTGGAATAATAATTTGATATGAAAAGCAGTGGTGTGTGAAGAATTTAAGTGAGATAGGGTTATATTAAAGGAAGGAACTGTTGATCGATGCTCCTAATCGTGTGGATTCTTTTGTTCTTGTTGCTTTTATTTGTGATCAAGTGTTGATAAGCTTGACCTGCACCAGGTTTATGATGTGACCCCGTTTATGGAGGATCACCCTGGAGGTGATGAAGTTCTGCTAGCAGCAACTGGTAAGTTTGAGATATTTTCTTCATCTTTCATACGTATGAGAGTGATTGATGTTAACCGTTGATCTCTGCTACAGGGAAAGATGCGACAGATGATTTTGAGGACGTGGGCCACAGTGACGATGCTAGAGACATGATGCACAAGTACTACATTGGGGAGGTAGACAAATCTACTGTTCCTAAGAAGCGCACATATGTTGCGCCTGCTGACAGGGCCTACAATCCGGACAAGACTCAAGATTTTGTTGTGAAGATTTTGCAGTTTCTTGTGCCTCTTGTGATCCTGGGGTTGGCTTTTGTGGTCAGATCCTACACAAAAGAGAAGTCCGCTTAAGATTTAGATGGTTTAAGTGAGTTATGGAGAATGTTTGTGTGTGTTAGCTCATGATGTCTTTGACTCGTATTGAACTTTGTGAGTCTGTTGTCTCTGCTAAACATATATCTCAATCTTGGATTTGGTTATTTGGTAGATTAATAATGTGTCATGAAGACGGTTTATCTTAAAATTATTGTCTATTGAATTGAATATCATCTTTTGTCTCGTTTCATTTCTGTGTCCGTGTTTAAACAAATGAATTTGGCATTCTTCTTATTGTCTATGGCATGCCCAATTAATACCTTTTGTAATGAAACTGTGGCAAAAATGAATGTGAGAAGAAGAAGACGGTTTCTGTTGTTACCGTCTTCTTATTTCTTGTATAATCTTTTATGATCTTGGTATTCTTGTTGTCGACGGGAATACCTTCAATGGTGAAATTGAAAACAGCTACTAGAATCACACATTTTTCTTAATGCTATGTGTTGCAATTTCAGACTGGAACGTGAATGAGTCTTTTAACAAAAGTGAAAAGTCACTTTTGGAGGGAGGTTATGGTCCAATGGATAATGTAGGACATGATACATTAGGAGAATCTCATTcatgataaataaataaacacaATATGAAAATGTAATGAACTGGTTGAGCCAATGGTGAAACAGAGTTTCTTATAAACAGTTTGTGTTTCTTTAAGTGTTTTTTGTGCAATAGGCAAGTATTAGTTACCATTGGGGTTGGTGGTCCAGTGACTAGGCAAAACCTTTTAAAACACTTTTAAGTGTAAGGTTTGAGTTCAACACTCTCACAAAGAGCAGGAAATTCGTCAAGTTAACCATTAGTTGTACCAGCAATGATTCACTTGGAACCCTCAATTCCACATGAAAAACTTCCTACTAAATTTCTCATAACTAGTTCAAGCATATCCCGTGAACCTGAAACTGAAGAGGGAGGGAGTCTGGTGGTTGGGTTATGTATTTTTGTATTTAGAGAGCTATAAACCAACTTACAACTTAAACATGAGAGCATATTAACCGCTATGGCTCAATTTTGCTCTTTAAAATGTCTTTTAGATATAATTGAACGAGCATTTACATGCCAGTTTACGTACTAATTGTTGAAAAATAATTCAATCAAACAGTTAATTTATTAATTACCGAGTTATCAGCCAAACCAGTTAGTTCCAActtgagcaaactgattaaagaaaggtagaaggagacTGTCCCATTTTCGGACGAATTTAAAGAACACTTGAATTAACACCAACCTGGCGATTACGGAATAATAATCttcgaagtgcaaagtgcgcccaTTCGCGACCATTCGCGAGCTCGCGGCCCGGCGTGCGTGTGGGCTTAACCCACTTCTCAACCCATTTAACACTATGGAGGCCCATAAGGGGTAATCCCTTATAAACCACTCAAACTTCACTCATTCCACCAATGTGGGATGGAGTGGGATGGAGGAAACATACCTACTTGTATGTTTACCTCTTTAATATTTCCAACACTAATAGGTTTACAAGTTTACAAATTTGTTTTAAAACCATGTTTCGCCGTACACCACCTTGCCATAATCAATAGAAACTGGTACCGGTCAAAACGGACCGTTTTAAAGAAACCAAGAATAATATATAATGAGACTTTAAATTACGCCTGCCGTTTTTGGCTCTctgtttaatatttttttttggatAATACACGTAGCTCTTTCTAATGGAACGGGTCATAGTAGGCTGATTGAGACAACTCTTTTGTAGGAGACCGTTcacaaaagaaataaaataacaattttctATTAATAACCAGTCTGATTACAATACATAAAGAGGAACAGAACTAAACAGAAAgaaattacaatacaagaaatTGAATTAAAGTAAGAACAGGTTACAAAGAAAAATATGGAATAAAACGAAAAAACCAATGGTGACTGAGTCACGTGAAgatcacgcttcccttaaaacagatttcgggccacccaggtgaacccgtctgtttcccagggtacaacagtcTAA comes from the Helianthus annuus cultivar XRQ/B chromosome 4, HanXRQr2.0-SUNRISE, whole genome shotgun sequence genome and includes:
- the LOC118491319 gene encoding cytochrome b5-like; the protein is MASDPKTFVFSDVSVHNKTKDCWLIIDGKVYDVTPFMEDHPGGDEVLLAATGKDATDDFEDVGHSDDARDMMHKYYIGEVDKSTVPKKRTYVAPADRAYNPDKTQDFVVKILQFLVPLVILGLAFVVRSYTKEKSA